One part of the Pelagicoccus enzymogenes genome encodes these proteins:
- the rfbA gene encoding glucose-1-phosphate thymidylyltransferase RfbA, translating to MSTKPRKGIVLAGGSGTRLYPCTIAVSKQLMPIYDKPMIYYPVSLLMLAGIKDILIISTPQDTPLFERLLGDGSAFGVNFSYEVQPSPDGLAQAFLIGEEFLDGAPAALVLGDNLFFGHELVRTLRNADARTDGSTIFGYNVANPTAYGVVEFAPDGKVLSIEEKPAQPKSNYAVPGLYFYDEKVVEYAKQVKPSARGELEITDLNRIYLEKGALNVELLGRGTAWLDTGTHKNLMEAGQFVQVIEERQGLKMACLEGIGYEKGWLTREQLEERIEFLGKTSYATYLRQLLK from the coding sequence ATGTCCACCAAGCCAAGAAAAGGGATCGTCCTCGCGGGCGGTTCGGGAACCCGCCTCTATCCGTGCACCATCGCCGTGTCCAAGCAGCTGATGCCGATCTACGACAAGCCGATGATCTACTATCCGGTCTCGCTGCTGATGCTGGCGGGCATAAAGGACATCCTGATCATCTCCACGCCCCAGGACACGCCGCTTTTCGAGCGCCTGCTCGGCGACGGCTCCGCCTTCGGGGTCAACTTCAGCTACGAGGTGCAGCCCAGCCCCGACGGGCTGGCCCAGGCCTTCCTGATCGGCGAGGAGTTCCTCGACGGCGCCCCGGCCGCCCTGGTCCTGGGCGACAACCTCTTCTTCGGCCACGAGCTGGTGCGCACCCTCAGAAACGCCGACGCCCGAACCGACGGGTCCACCATCTTCGGATACAACGTGGCCAACCCGACCGCCTACGGCGTGGTGGAGTTCGCCCCGGACGGCAAGGTGCTCTCCATTGAGGAGAAGCCGGCCCAGCCCAAGTCCAACTACGCGGTGCCGGGCCTCTACTTCTACGACGAGAAGGTGGTGGAGTACGCCAAGCAGGTGAAGCCCTCGGCGCGCGGCGAGCTTGAGATCACCGACCTCAACCGCATCTACCTGGAGAAGGGCGCCTTGAACGTGGAGCTTTTGGGCCGCGGCACGGCCTGGCTGGACACGGGCACGCACAAGAACCTGATGGAGGCCGGCCAGTTCGTGCAGGTGATCGAGGAGCGCCAGGGGCTCAAGATGGCCTGTCTGGAGGGCATCGGCTACGAGAAGGGCTGGCTGACCCGCGAGCAGCTCGAAGAGCGCATCGAGTTCCTGGGCAAGACCAGCTACGCCACCTACCTCAGGCAGCTGCTGAAATAG